A window of the Planococcus citri chromosome 4, ihPlaCitr1.1, whole genome shotgun sequence genome harbors these coding sequences:
- the LOC135843390 gene encoding ral guanine nucleotide dissociation stimulator-like isoform X3: MTISAPAPSPEPAPAPAPAPAPAADPNPKPGFTPVVYTPPVAVSYNAFSSLQTHPSQIVIKSAPAVIPSVSALPSVAAVPSLYSLQAQAAPAVGYAVNYPYVLV; this comes from the exons ATGACAATCTCAGCTCCAGCTCCTAGCCCAGAGCCAGCTCCTGCTCCAGCACCGGCCCCAGCACCAGCAGCAGATCCAAATCCTAAACCAGGATTCACCCCAGTAGTCTACACTCCTCCGGTAGCTGTCAGTTACAACGCTTTCTCCAGCTTACAAACTCATCCTTCTCAAATAGTCATTAAAAGTGCACCAGCTGTAATACCTTCTGTCTCAGCACTTCCCTCCGTTGCAGCTGTACCCAGTCTGTACTCGTTACAAGCTCAAGCAGCTCCGGCAGTTG gctACGCTGTTAATTATCCGTACGTCCTTGTGTAG
- the Rpi gene encoding ribose-5-phosphate isomerase isoform X2 — protein MASEINKEDLEKGKKYAAEAAIKDRQFKGKMVIGIGSGSTVVYAVEYIANTLKALKSSGENNDLEVVFVPSSYQARQLIEEHNLTLAEVNSVSKIQWTIDGADEVAKEDNLLIKGGGGCLTQEKVLAWMSNELYIIADYTKASDKLGQSWKKGIPIEVLSFCYSAVKREIEEKFGGETVLRIGVKKAGPVITDNGNFILDWKFPEDINDWKNVEVTIKMMPGVVEVGLFFKMANAVYLGKPDGGVEKLEYSAR, from the exons ATGGCTAGTGAAATAAATAAAGAAGATTTAGAAAAGGGTAAAAAATATGCCGCTGAAGCTGCAATCAAAGATAGACAATTTAAA GGCAAAATGGTCATTGGAATTGGTAGTGGATCAACCGTAGTCTACGCCGTCGAATATATCG CTAATACTTTGAAAGCTCTCAAAAGTAGTGGCGAAAACAACGATCTCGAAGTAGTATTTGTTCCTAGTTCTTATCAAGCCAGACAGCTCATCGAAGAGCACAATTTAACTTTAGCTGAAGTAAATTCGGTGTCCAAG ATCCAATGGACAATCGACGGTGCTGATGAAGTAGCTAAAGAAGATAATTTATTAATCAAAGGCGGAGGCGGTTGTCTTACGCAAGAAAAGGTTCTGGCGTGGATGTCTAATGAACTGTACATCATTGCTGATTACAC GAAAGCGAGTGATAAACTTGGCCAATCGTGGAAAAAAGGTATTCCTATTGAAGTATTGTCTTTCTGTTATTCCGCCGTGAAACGAGAAATCGAAGAGAAATTCGGAGGTGAAACCGTTCTACGGATTGGAGTGAAAAAAGCT GGTCCTGTGATCACCGATAACGGTAATTTCATACTCGATTGGAAATTCCCTGAGGATATCAATGATTGGAAAAATGTAGAGGTTACGATCAAAATGATGCCTG gAGTCGTCGAAgttggtttatttttcaaaatggctaaCGCAGTATATCTAGGAAAACCCGACGGtggtgttgaaaaattggagtaTTCCGCTCGTTGa
- the LOC135843390 gene encoding neuropeptide-like 3 isoform X2, with the protein MQTIVLALAIGMTISAPAPSPEPAPAPAPAPAPAADPNPKPGFTPVVYTPPVAVSYNAFSSLQTHPSQIVIKSAPAVIPSVSALPSVAAVPSLYSLQAQAAPAVGYAVNYPYVLV; encoded by the exons Atgcag ACAATCGTTTTGGCACTCGCCATCGGAATGACAATCTCAGCTCCAGCTCCTAGCCCAGAGCCAGCTCCTGCTCCAGCACCGGCCCCAGCACCAGCAGCAGATCCAAATCCTAAACCAGGATTCACCCCAGTAGTCTACACTCCTCCGGTAGCTGTCAGTTACAACGCTTTCTCCAGCTTACAAACTCATCCTTCTCAAATAGTCATTAAAAGTGCACCAGCTGTAATACCTTCTGTCTCAGCACTTCCCTCCGTTGCAGCTGTACCCAGTCTGTACTCGTTACAAGCTCAAGCAGCTCCGGCAGTTG gctACGCTGTTAATTATCCGTACGTCCTTGTGTAG
- the LOC135843390 gene encoding LIM domain-binding protein 3-like isoform X1, producing the protein MFAHTIVLALAIGMTISAPAPSPEPAPAPAPAPAPAADPNPKPGFTPVVYTPPVAVSYNAFSSLQTHPSQIVIKSAPAVIPSVSALPSVAAVPSLYSLQAQAAPAVGYAVNYPYVLV; encoded by the exons ATGTTTGCGCAC ACAATCGTTTTGGCACTCGCCATCGGAATGACAATCTCAGCTCCAGCTCCTAGCCCAGAGCCAGCTCCTGCTCCAGCACCGGCCCCAGCACCAGCAGCAGATCCAAATCCTAAACCAGGATTCACCCCAGTAGTCTACACTCCTCCGGTAGCTGTCAGTTACAACGCTTTCTCCAGCTTACAAACTCATCCTTCTCAAATAGTCATTAAAAGTGCACCAGCTGTAATACCTTCTGTCTCAGCACTTCCCTCCGTTGCAGCTGTACCCAGTCTGTACTCGTTACAAGCTCAAGCAGCTCCGGCAGTTG gctACGCTGTTAATTATCCGTACGTCCTTGTGTAG
- the Rpi gene encoding ribose-5-phosphate isomerase isoform X1, whose protein sequence is MEVNVIVLFIINVLLFISYGRTFSLNYLERNKKIAAEKAVRERQFEGKMVIGIGSGSTVVYAVEYIANTLKALKSSGENNDLEVVFVPSSYQARQLIEEHNLTLAEVNSVSKIQWTIDGADEVAKEDNLLIKGGGGCLTQEKVLAWMSNELYIIADYTKASDKLGQSWKKGIPIEVLSFCYSAVKREIEEKFGGETVLRIGVKKAGPVITDNGNFILDWKFPEDINDWKNVEVTIKMMPGVVEVGLFFKMANAVYLGKPDGGVEKLEYSAR, encoded by the exons atggaaGTAAACGTGATAGTATTGTTTATTATTAATGTTTTATTATTCATAAGCTATGGAAGAACTTTCAGTTTAAATTATttagaaagaaataaaaaaattgctgctGAAAAGGCTGTTAGGGAAAGACAATTTGAG GGCAAAATGGTCATTGGAATTGGTAGTGGATCAACCGTAGTCTACGCCGTCGAATATATCG CTAATACTTTGAAAGCTCTCAAAAGTAGTGGCGAAAACAACGATCTCGAAGTAGTATTTGTTCCTAGTTCTTATCAAGCCAGACAGCTCATCGAAGAGCACAATTTAACTTTAGCTGAAGTAAATTCGGTGTCCAAG ATCCAATGGACAATCGACGGTGCTGATGAAGTAGCTAAAGAAGATAATTTATTAATCAAAGGCGGAGGCGGTTGTCTTACGCAAGAAAAGGTTCTGGCGTGGATGTCTAATGAACTGTACATCATTGCTGATTACAC GAAAGCGAGTGATAAACTTGGCCAATCGTGGAAAAAAGGTATTCCTATTGAAGTATTGTCTTTCTGTTATTCCGCCGTGAAACGAGAAATCGAAGAGAAATTCGGAGGTGAAACCGTTCTACGGATTGGAGTGAAAAAAGCT GGTCCTGTGATCACCGATAACGGTAATTTCATACTCGATTGGAAATTCCCTGAGGATATCAATGATTGGAAAAATGTAGAGGTTACGATCAAAATGATGCCTG gAGTCGTCGAAgttggtttatttttcaaaatggctaaCGCAGTATATCTAGGAAAACCCGACGGtggtgttgaaaaattggagtaTTCCGCTCGTTGa